Proteins encoded together in one Acidimicrobiales bacterium window:
- a CDS encoding biotin carboxylase N-terminal domain-containing protein encodes MPATVLVANRGEIAVRVIRTCRELGVRAVAVYSDLDRDALHVRLADEAYALGGEAAAESYLDVGKVLEAVRRSGADAVHPGYGFFSENTDFARAVAAQGVTWVGPPPEAIEAMGDKVSARRTAERAGVPVVPGTSTPLTSAAEVVAFGENHGWPVAIKAAFGGGGRGMRVVSGSDEAEAALAAAQREAQAGFGRSECYLERYLARPRHVEVQVLLDAHGGGVWLGERDCSIQRRHQKLIEETPAPGLGDDLRAAMGRAALHVARECGYVNAGTVEFLVQDGEFFFLEMNTRLQVEHPVTEMVTGLDLVALQLHIADGRPLAFTQEDIRVDGAAIECRVNAEDPTGGRFLPSPGTITRFRPAGGIGVRVDAGYQEGDVLPGAYDSLLAKIVAWGPDRDTARRRLIRAIEETDIEGVATTIPAQLAILRHPDFQAATHSTSWVEQELDFSDLPAPPSTPVVGEVEQGGRVRRDVDVEVDGRRYQVRLWVPEVVPPARVTGPVGRAATAAVSAGARLRPRARPAAPTTSTTSGTVTAPMQGTVIVVSVSVGDTVTAGQSVCVLEAMKMENNVTAERDGTVTEVRVQAGDTVGAGDVIAVID; translated from the coding sequence ATGCCCGCCACCGTCCTCGTCGCCAACAGGGGGGAGATCGCCGTCCGGGTCATCCGCACGTGCCGCGAGCTCGGCGTGCGGGCCGTCGCCGTGTACTCCGACCTCGACCGTGACGCCCTGCACGTGCGCCTGGCCGACGAGGCCTATGCGCTGGGCGGCGAGGCGGCGGCCGAGAGCTACCTCGACGTGGGCAAGGTGCTCGAGGCCGTCCGCCGCAGCGGCGCCGACGCCGTCCACCCGGGCTACGGGTTCTTCTCCGAGAACACCGACTTCGCCCGGGCGGTGGCGGCGCAGGGCGTCACCTGGGTGGGGCCGCCCCCCGAGGCCATCGAGGCCATGGGCGACAAGGTGAGCGCGCGCCGGACGGCCGAGCGGGCCGGCGTACCGGTGGTGCCGGGAACGTCAACCCCCCTCACGTCGGCCGCCGAGGTCGTCGCCTTCGGCGAGAACCACGGCTGGCCCGTCGCCATCAAGGCGGCGTTCGGTGGTGGCGGTCGCGGCATGCGCGTCGTGAGCGGGTCGGACGAGGCCGAGGCCGCTCTTGCGGCGGCGCAGCGCGAAGCACAAGCCGGCTTCGGACGCTCGGAGTGCTACCTCGAGCGCTACCTGGCCCGCCCCCGCCACGTGGAGGTCCAGGTGCTCCTCGACGCCCACGGGGGTGGCGTCTGGCTGGGCGAGCGCGACTGCTCCATCCAGCGCCGCCACCAGAAGCTCATCGAGGAGACGCCGGCTCCCGGGCTCGGCGACGACCTGCGAGCCGCCATGGGCCGGGCCGCCCTCCATGTGGCCCGCGAGTGCGGCTACGTCAACGCCGGCACGGTCGAGTTCCTCGTCCAGGACGGCGAGTTCTTCTTCCTGGAGATGAACACCCGGCTCCAGGTGGAGCATCCGGTCACCGAGATGGTCACCGGGCTCGACCTCGTCGCCCTCCAGCTCCACATCGCCGACGGCCGGCCCCTCGCCTTCACCCAGGAGGACATCCGCGTCGACGGCGCGGCCATCGAGTGCCGCGTCAACGCCGAGGACCCCACCGGCGGGCGCTTCCTGCCGAGTCCCGGGACGATCACGCGGTTCCGCCCGGCGGGCGGGATCGGCGTGCGGGTGGACGCCGGGTACCAGGAGGGTGACGTGCTCCCCGGCGCCTACGACAGCCTCCTGGCCAAGATCGTGGCGTGGGGCCCGGATCGCGACACGGCCCGCCGGCGTCTGATCCGCGCCATCGAGGAGACCGACATCGAGGGGGTCGCCACCACCATCCCCGCCCAGCTCGCCATCCTCCGTCATCCCGACTTCCAGGCGGCCACCCACTCCACGAGCTGGGTCGAGCAGGAGCTCGACTTCTCCGATCTCCCGGCGCCGCCCTCCACGCCGGTCGTCGGCGAGGTCGAGCAGGGCGGCCGGGTCCGCCGCGACGTCGACGTCGAGGTGGACGGTCGCCGTTACCAGGTGCGGTTGTGGGTCCCCGAGGTCGTGCCCCCGGCGCGGGTCACCGGCCCGGTTGGCCGGGCGGCCACCGCCGCCGTCTCCGCCGGGGCCCGCCTCCGCCCGCGGGCCCGGCCGGCGGCGCCCACCACCTCGACCACCAGTGGCACGGTGACGGCGCCCATGCAGGGCACGGTGATCGTGGTGTCCGTCTCGGTCGGCGACACCGTGACGGCCGGCCAGTCGGTGTGCGTGCTGGAGGCGATGAAGATGGAGAACAACGTCACCGCCGAGCGCGACGGCACCGTCACGGAGGTCCGGGTTCAGGCGGGCGACACGGTGGGCGCCGGCGACGTGATCGCCGTCATCGACTGA
- a CDS encoding FAD-dependent oxidoreductase, with protein sequence MATRFVIIGAGPAGVEAATHAASLGAEVAVIERDVMGGAANLWDCIPSKAMIATGGVLSLVHRSEGMGLARLEASVDLEGLRERITAVSEHLRASVCGLLESQGVRVLHGSGRMKGPHQVVAETADGVHELQADAVLLSTGSRPRIPEWAKPDGERILTTRQAYPPPHLPTHLIVIGSGVTGVEFVHMFRSYGAQVTLIVSRQQVLPQKDPEVAAALEDDFLRTGVRLFKGARAEAIERNGDEVIVRCDDGRSAHGSHALLCIGSVPNSEHLGLDAAGVTVDPGGYVPCNHHCQSNVGHIYVGGDLSGKLPLASVATAQGRKIAEHVMGMHTRQHRHLDYEKAASAIFTEPEIADVGLAEADAFAIGRKIRVTKVPFASNPRALIDGDPRGFVKIVSDPATGVVLGGSIVGRGASELISVIALAVTAHLKVSDIVESVLVHPALAEALSDAAE encoded by the coding sequence ATGGCGACACGCTTCGTGATCATCGGCGCCGGACCGGCCGGCGTCGAGGCCGCCACCCATGCCGCCAGCCTGGGGGCAGAGGTCGCCGTGATCGAGCGCGACGTCATGGGCGGCGCCGCCAACCTGTGGGACTGCATCCCGTCGAAGGCGATGATCGCCACCGGGGGCGTCCTGTCGCTGGTGCACCGCTCCGAGGGCATGGGGCTGGCCCGGCTGGAGGCGTCCGTCGATCTCGAGGGCCTGCGGGAGCGCATCACCGCCGTCTCCGAGCACCTGCGCGCGTCGGTGTGCGGGTTGCTCGAGAGCCAGGGCGTGCGGGTCCTCCACGGTTCGGGCCGGATGAAGGGGCCGCACCAGGTCGTGGCCGAGACGGCCGACGGCGTGCACGAGCTCCAAGCCGACGCCGTGCTCCTCTCCACCGGCAGCCGCCCGCGGATACCCGAGTGGGCCAAGCCCGACGGGGAGCGCATCCTGACGACCCGCCAGGCCTACCCGCCGCCCCACCTGCCGACGCACCTGATCGTGATCGGGTCGGGCGTGACGGGCGTGGAGTTCGTGCACATGTTCCGGTCGTACGGGGCCCAGGTCACGCTGATCGTCAGCCGCCAGCAGGTCCTGCCCCAGAAGGATCCGGAGGTCGCAGCCGCCCTGGAGGACGACTTCCTGCGCACCGGCGTGCGCCTGTTCAAGGGCGCACGCGCCGAGGCCATCGAGCGGAACGGCGACGAGGTGATCGTGCGGTGCGACGACGGTCGCTCGGCGCACGGGTCGCACGCCCTGCTGTGCATCGGTTCGGTGCCCAATTCGGAGCACCTGGGTCTGGATGCGGCCGGCGTCACCGTCGACCCGGGCGGCTATGTCCCGTGCAATCACCACTGCCAGTCCAACGTCGGGCACATCTACGTCGGCGGCGACCTGTCCGGGAAGCTCCCGCTGGCCTCGGTGGCGACGGCCCAGGGGCGCAAGATCGCCGAGCACGTCATGGGCATGCACACCCGCCAGCACCGTCACCTCGACTACGAGAAGGCGGCCAGCGCCATCTTCACCGAACCGGAGATCGCCGACGTGGGCCTGGCCGAGGCCGACGCCTTCGCCATCGGCCGCAAGATCCGTGTGACCAAGGTGCCGTTCGCGTCGAACCCGCGGGCGCTCATCGACGGAGACCCGCGAGGGTTCGTGAAGATCGTCTCCGACCCGGCCACGGGCGTGGTGCTGGGCGGGTCCATCGTCGGGCGAGGGGCCTCCGAGCTGATCTCGGTCATCGCTCTGGCGGTGACGGCCCACCTCAAGGTCAGCGACATCGTCGAGAGCGTGCTCGTGCACCCGGCACTGGCCGAGGCGCTGTCCGACGCGGCCGAATAG
- a CDS encoding methylmalonyl-CoA mutase family protein gives MPPDENRQHQRTTDSGIEVRPLYTSADLAGWDEAEKLGRPGSPPYTRGIHEDMYRGKPWTMRQYAGFGDAEATNQRFRFLLAAGQTGLSCAFDLPTQMGYDSDHPRAEGEVGRVGVAIDTVDDMRRMLAGLPLERVATSMTINATAAVLLLLYQLVAEEQGVAPERIRGTVQNDILKEYVARGTYVHPPRSSMRLVTDLFDYCRRRLPSWNTISVSGYHIREAGSTAVQELAFTLADGIAYLDAAIGAGLSVDDVAPRMSFFFNGHSNLFEEVAKFRAARRMWARIVTERFGARDPRSAQLRFHTQTGGSTLTAQQPDTNVVRVTVQALAAVLGGTQSLHTNGFDEAFGLPTERAARLALRTQQVLALESGVADTADPLAGSYFVEALTDEVEAAADEYLRRIDALGGAVAAIESEYLQDEVERAAYASARAVDSGAKVVVGVNRFCDDDAVSAELLPADPDLERRQVEWLRHVRAERDAAALGPLLADVAAAARGTTNVLEPMKAALGARATLGEVTDVLRAEWGTHEPGG, from the coding sequence GTGCCCCCGGACGAGAACCGACAGCACCAGCGGACGACCGACTCCGGCATCGAGGTCCGCCCGCTCTACACCTCGGCCGACCTGGCCGGGTGGGACGAGGCCGAGAAGCTCGGGAGGCCCGGCTCCCCGCCCTACACGCGCGGCATCCACGAGGACATGTACCGCGGCAAGCCCTGGACGATGCGCCAGTACGCCGGCTTCGGCGACGCCGAGGCGACCAACCAGCGGTTCCGTTTCCTGCTGGCCGCCGGGCAGACAGGCCTGTCGTGCGCGTTCGACCTGCCGACCCAGATGGGCTACGACTCCGATCATCCGAGGGCGGAGGGGGAGGTCGGCCGGGTCGGCGTCGCCATCGACACGGTCGACGACATGCGGCGGATGCTCGCCGGTCTCCCCCTCGAACGGGTGGCGACGTCGATGACCATCAACGCCACCGCCGCCGTGCTCCTGCTGCTGTACCAGCTGGTGGCGGAGGAGCAGGGGGTGGCCCCCGAGCGCATCCGCGGGACGGTGCAGAACGACATCCTCAAGGAGTACGTCGCCCGCGGCACCTACGTGCACCCTCCCCGCTCGTCGATGCGCCTGGTCACCGACCTGTTCGACTACTGCCGCCGCCGGCTGCCGTCGTGGAACACCATCTCGGTGTCCGGCTACCACATCCGAGAGGCCGGTTCGACGGCGGTGCAGGAGCTGGCCTTCACCCTCGCCGACGGCATCGCCTATCTCGACGCCGCCATCGGCGCCGGCTTGTCGGTGGACGACGTGGCTCCCCGGATGAGCTTCTTCTTCAACGGTCACAGCAACCTGTTCGAGGAGGTCGCCAAGTTCCGAGCGGCCCGGCGGATGTGGGCCCGCATCGTCACCGAGCGCTTCGGGGCCCGGGACCCCCGGTCGGCCCAGCTGCGCTTCCACACCCAGACCGGTGGCTCGACGCTGACGGCCCAGCAGCCCGACACCAACGTCGTGCGCGTGACCGTGCAGGCCCTGGCCGCCGTGCTGGGCGGGACCCAGAGCCTGCACACGAACGGCTTCGACGAGGCCTTCGGGCTGCCGACCGAGCGAGCCGCCCGCCTCGCCCTGCGGACGCAGCAGGTCCTCGCCCTCGAGTCGGGCGTGGCCGACACCGCCGACCCGTTGGCCGGCTCGTACTTCGTCGAGGCGCTCACCGACGAGGTGGAGGCGGCGGCCGACGAGTACCTCCGCCGCATCGACGCCCTCGGAGGGGCCGTCGCCGCCATCGAGTCGGAGTACCTGCAGGACGAGGTCGAGCGGGCTGCGTATGCGTCGGCGCGTGCCGTCGACAGCGGCGCCAAGGTCGTCGTCGGCGTCAACCGGTTCTGCGACGACGACGCCGTCTCGGCCGAGCTCCTGCCCGCCGACCCCGACCTCGAACGGCGCCAGGTGGAGTGGCTGCGCCACGTCCGGGCCGAGCGCGACGCCGCCGCACTGGGCCCGCTGCTGGCCGACGTCGCAGCGGCGGCGCGGGGGACGACGAACGTTCTCGAGCCGATGAAGGCGGCCCTCGGGGCCCGGGCCACGCTCGGCGAGGTCACCGACGTCCTGCGCGCCGAGTGGGGCACCCACGAGCCCGGCGGCTGA
- the moeB gene encoding molybdopterin-synthase adenylyltransferase MoeB has product MPTSRDLLAKVKAEITEIDGATAHSRLGQATLLDVREPDEYEQGAIPGAVHIPRGHLEGQVEGKMPDKSKPVMVMCSGGFRSAFAAKTLQDLGYADVVNVMGGFNRWKDEGRPWSVPRTLSGDQRNRYQRHLLLPEVGEKGQQKLLESKALLLGAGGLGSPAALYLAAAGVGTLGVIDMDVVDASNLQRQILHNMDRVGERKVDSAKKTLTAINPDVDVATYDVRLGADNILDIIDGYDVIVDGTDNFPTRYLVNDASLLKRIPVVHGSIFRFEGQATVFAPYDGPCYRCMIPEPPPAEMAPSCAEAGVLGVLPGIVGSIQAMEAIKLLLGLGDPLIGRLLAYDALEESFRTFKVHRDPECPACGPNAGPIVIAEYDDLCMPHPVQAPPA; this is encoded by the coding sequence GTGCCCACATCCCGTGACCTGCTCGCCAAGGTGAAGGCCGAGATCACCGAGATCGACGGTGCCACCGCCCACTCCCGCCTGGGCCAGGCGACCCTGCTCGACGTGCGGGAGCCCGACGAGTACGAGCAGGGCGCCATCCCGGGCGCCGTCCACATCCCGCGTGGCCACCTGGAGGGCCAGGTCGAGGGCAAGATGCCCGACAAGTCGAAGCCCGTGATGGTGATGTGCTCCGGCGGGTTCCGGTCGGCGTTCGCGGCGAAGACCCTGCAGGACCTCGGGTACGCCGACGTGGTGAACGTCATGGGCGGTTTCAACCGCTGGAAGGACGAGGGCCGGCCCTGGAGCGTGCCCCGCACGCTGTCGGGCGACCAGCGCAACCGGTACCAGCGCCACCTGCTGCTGCCCGAGGTCGGCGAGAAGGGCCAGCAGAAGCTGCTCGAGTCCAAGGCGCTCCTGCTCGGCGCCGGCGGCCTGGGCTCGCCGGCCGCCCTGTACCTGGCCGCCGCCGGTGTGGGCACGCTGGGCGTCATCGACATGGACGTGGTCGACGCGTCCAACCTCCAGCGCCAGATCCTCCACAACATGGACCGGGTGGGGGAGCGCAAGGTCGACTCGGCCAAGAAGACCCTCACCGCCATCAACCCCGACGTGGACGTCGCCACGTACGACGTGCGCCTCGGCGCCGACAACATCCTCGACATCATCGATGGCTACGACGTCATCGTCGACGGCACCGACAACTTCCCAACGCGCTACCTCGTGAACGACGCGTCGCTCCTCAAGCGCATCCCGGTCGTGCACGGGTCGATCTTCCGGTTCGAGGGCCAGGCCACCGTGTTCGCGCCCTACGACGGGCCGTGCTACCGGTGCATGATCCCCGAGCCACCGCCTGCCGAGATGGCGCCGTCGTGCGCCGAGGCCGGCGTGCTGGGCGTCCTGCCCGGCATCGTCGGGAGCATCCAGGCCATGGAGGCCATAAAGCTGCTGCTGGGCCTGGGCGACCCGCTGATCGGGCGCCTGCTGGCGTACGACGCCCTCGAGGAGTCGTTCCGCACGTTCAAGGTGCACCGCGACCCCGAGTGCCCGGCGTGCGGGCCGAACGCCGGTCCCATCGTCATCGCCGAGTACGACGACCTGTGCATGCCGCACCCGGTGCAGGCGCCGCCCGCGTAG
- a CDS encoding nitroreductase family protein, producing MELSEVLRRRRMVRSFDDRPLAAGTVDRLLGAAIRAPSAGFTQGWAFVVLEGVDTERFWRRTLPPPERAGFRWPGLLRAPVLVLPLSSRQAYLDRYAEADKTPAALHDSAAWPVPYWDVDCAFATMVLLLAAVDEGLGALFFGIFRGEAEVLADLGVPPEFWPIGAVALGHPAGDDPPSASVARGRKPLDEVVHRGRW from the coding sequence ATGGAGCTCTCGGAGGTCCTCCGCCGGCGGCGGATGGTGCGCAGCTTCGACGACCGCCCACTCGCGGCTGGGACGGTCGACCGGCTGCTCGGCGCCGCCATCCGGGCCCCGTCGGCCGGCTTCACCCAGGGATGGGCCTTCGTCGTGCTCGAAGGGGTGGACACCGAGCGCTTCTGGCGCCGCACCCTCCCGCCGCCGGAACGGGCCGGCTTCCGCTGGCCGGGCCTGCTTCGGGCGCCTGTTCTGGTGCTGCCGCTGTCGAGCCGCCAGGCGTACCTCGACCGCTACGCCGAGGCCGACAAGACGCCGGCCGCGCTGCACGACTCGGCCGCCTGGCCGGTGCCCTACTGGGACGTCGACTGCGCCTTCGCCACCATGGTTCTGCTCCTGGCGGCGGTGGACGAGGGCCTGGGGGCGCTGTTCTTCGGAATCTTCAGGGGCGAGGCCGAGGTGCTGGCCGACCTCGGCGTCCCGCCGGAGTTCTGGCCCATCGGGGCCGTCGCCCTCGGCCACCCGGCCGGCGACGACCCGCCGTCGGCATCCGTCGCCCGCGGCCGCAAGCCCCTCGACGAGGTCGTGCACCGCGGCCGCTGGTGA
- a CDS encoding methyltransferase domain-containing protein, producing MTEYALRLSDQERGRYRLMAETALRTEGELWAAAGIVEGASVADVGCGPGAVSAVLAGLVGPAGRVLAVDGDPEAVASARETCELAGVGNVTVAEGDAADTGLPAGSVDVAMVRHVLAHNGGREQAIVDHVASLVRPGGTVFLVDIEFGALRSRPSDPDIEHLNTTYHGWHAKRGNDLSVGLRLAELLAGAGLEVTHFEGRYQIIEFPAGMRSPGWAARDAMVASGAATADDVARWEAAFARLDGSEKRPLLFAPVFLATGRRPS from the coding sequence ATGACCGAGTACGCGCTTCGGTTGAGCGACCAGGAGCGTGGTCGCTACCGGCTGATGGCGGAGACGGCGCTGCGCACAGAGGGCGAGCTCTGGGCGGCGGCGGGCATCGTCGAGGGAGCCAGCGTGGCCGACGTGGGGTGCGGGCCGGGCGCCGTCTCGGCCGTGCTCGCAGGCCTCGTCGGCCCTGCCGGGCGCGTCCTGGCCGTCGACGGCGACCCGGAGGCGGTGGCGTCGGCCCGAGAGACCTGCGAGCTGGCCGGCGTCGGCAACGTGACCGTGGCGGAGGGTGACGCGGCCGACACCGGCCTGCCCGCCGGGAGCGTGGACGTCGCCATGGTGCGCCACGTGCTCGCCCACAACGGCGGGCGCGAGCAGGCCATCGTCGACCATGTCGCCTCGCTCGTCCGTCCGGGAGGCACCGTGTTCCTCGTCGACATCGAGTTCGGCGCACTGCGCTCGCGGCCGTCGGATCCCGACATCGAGCACCTGAACACGACGTACCACGGGTGGCACGCAAAGCGCGGCAACGACCTCTCCGTCGGGCTGCGCCTGGCGGAACTCCTCGCCGGTGCCGGGCTCGAGGTCACCCACTTCGAGGGCCGCTACCAGATCATCGAGTTCCCCGCCGGCATGCGCTCGCCGGGGTGGGCGGCCCGGGACGCCATGGTGGCGTCTGGCGCGGCGACCGCCGACGACGTGGCGCGCTGGGAGGCGGCCTTCGCCCGCCTCGACGGGTCGGAGAAGCGCCCGTTGCTGTTCGCGCCCGTCTTCCTCGCCACCGGCCGCCGGCCCAGCTGA
- a CDS encoding calcium-binding protein, producing MILLDLDGGTGNDTIVGAEGIDTISGDDGNDKISGFAGADMIKGGDGNDTITGGPGDDTVNGEGGSDVLIWNDGDGSDLLEGGEGVDGVQVNGSASAEVFTLGPNGSRLAFARTNLGTFALDVGTVEFVAVAAGDGSDAVNVMPIVGVELNLDGGAGTDKLNIDAQFLSVNEAGNVVSVAGKGNITYSSFETVNVLNRGTAGYWLVASDGGIFSFGGARFFGSTGRFKLNKPIVGVASTPSGDGYWLVASDGGIFAFGAATYYGSTGALKLNQPIVGMAATPSGKGYFLVASDGGIFAFGDAVFRGSTGAIKLNQPIRGMATTRSGNGYFLVASDGGIFAFGDAVFRGSTGAIKLAQPIGGMATTPSGNGYWLVAADGGIFAFGDAVFRGSTGAIKLAQPVVGMAATPLGDGYWLVASDGGIFAFGGAEFLGSTGAIKLNQPIVGIASNNLSGSEPFQPPVFLP from the coding sequence CTGATCCTGCTAGACCTCGACGGCGGTACCGGCAACGACACCATCGTCGGCGCCGAGGGCATCGACACCATCAGCGGTGACGACGGCAACGACAAAATCAGCGGCTTCGCCGGCGCCGACATGATCAAGGGCGGCGACGGCAACGACACGATCACCGGCGGGCCCGGCGACGACACCGTCAACGGCGAGGGCGGCAGCGACGTGCTCATCTGGAACGACGGCGACGGCTCCGACCTCCTCGAGGGCGGTGAGGGCGTCGACGGCGTGCAGGTGAACGGGTCGGCCTCCGCCGAGGTGTTCACGCTCGGTCCCAACGGATCGCGGCTTGCGTTCGCCCGTACCAACCTCGGGACGTTCGCCCTCGACGTCGGGACCGTGGAGTTCGTCGCCGTCGCCGCAGGTGACGGCTCGGACGCGGTGAATGTCATGCCGATCGTGGGCGTCGAGCTGAACCTCGACGGCGGCGCCGGCACCGACAAGCTGAACATCGACGCCCAGTTTCTGAGCGTGAACGAGGCCGGCAACGTGGTCTCCGTGGCGGGGAAGGGCAACATCACCTACTCGAGCTTCGAGACGGTCAACGTCCTCAATCGCGGAACGGCGGGCTACTGGCTGGTGGCGTCCGACGGTGGGATCTTCTCGTTCGGCGGGGCCCGGTTCTTCGGTTCCACCGGCAGGTTCAAGCTGAACAAGCCGATCGTGGGGGTGGCGTCGACGCCGAGCGGCGACGGCTACTGGCTGGTGGCGTCCGACGGCGGCATCTTCGCCTTCGGTGCTGCGACCTACTACGGCTCCACCGGTGCCCTGAAGCTGAACCAGCCCATCGTTGGTATGGCCGCCACGCCGTCCGGCAAGGGGTACTTCCTGGTCGCCTCCGACGGCGGCATCTTCGCCTTCGGCGACGCCGTCTTCAGGGGCTCAACGGGGGCCATCAAGCTGAACCAGCCGATCCGGGGCATGGCCACAACCCGCTCGGGCAACGGCTACTTCCTGGTCGCCTCCGACGGCGGCATCTTCGCCTTCGGCGACGCCGTGTTCAGGGGCTCAACGGGAGCCATCAAGCTGGCCCAGCCCATCGGGGGCATGGCCACCACACCGTCGGGGAACGGGTACTGGCTTGTCGCAGCCGACGGCGGCATCTTCGCCTTCGGCGACGCCGTGTTCAGGGGCTCAACGGGAGCCATCAAGCTGGCCCAGCCGGTGGTGGGGATGGCGGCCACCCCGCTCGGCGACGGGTACTGGCTCGTCGCGTCCGACGGCGGCATCTTCGCCTTCGGTGGAGCCGAGTTCCTCGGCTCCACCGGCGCAATCAAGCTGAACCAGCCCATCGTGGGCATTGCCAGCAACAACCTCAGCGGCTCGGAGCCCTTCCAGCCCCCCGTCTTCCTTCCCTAG